From the Streptomyces sp. NBC_00390 genome, the window GTCGCCCGCCTCGTAGGTCGTCCCTTCGGGCAGGGCGATCTCCATGTGGCGGGTGGAACGTTCCGGCCGCCCGCCGTCGTGGTGCTGCAGCTCGCGGTTGACCCGTACGAAAGTGGGACGGGCACGGTAGGAGGTGACGACCGGGTTGGTCTCGCGCCTGTTGGCCATCGAGATCGCCAGCCGGGGCCTGGGAGCGGCGGCCTGACCGACCGCGGCCGGCAGCGACAGCGCCTCGGCGAGGTCCGGCCACAGCCCTGCGTGCCAGGCCCGGTACTGCCCGTCGAAGTCGCTCTTGGCGTCTCCCTCGCCGCGCGGGTGGACGCGGGTGGCGCCGTGTGCCTCCAGCTCGGTGTCGACCAGCTTGGGGACGGTCTGGTAAGTCGCCGCCCAGTCGGTGTGTCCGCAGCCGAAGACGGTGTACCGCAGGGCGGAGCAGGCGTCCGCCGGGGTCGCCGGGTCCTGCAGCCAGCCGCAGAACCGGGCGGCATTGTCCGGCGCTGTGCCGTTGTACGAGGCGGTGACGACGATGGTCGCACCCTCGCGGGGCAGATCGCCGAGGTGGTCGTCGAGCGGGCCGAGCGTGACGTCGAAGCCGCGTTCCGTCCCCTCCCGTGCGAGCTGTCCCGCGATCCCTTCGGCGGTGCCCAGGTTGGAGCCGAACAGCACCGCCAGCGGTGTACCGTGCACCTCCACGGCGGGCACGGCGGCCTCGGGCTTCGGCGCCTTCTCCGGTTCCGCCTCCACGGCGCGCGGCAAAGGCGCGGCGGCCGTCCGTCCAGCCAGTGGCCTGAGCTGCACCTTGAGCCCGTCCGGCTTGATGGTGAGGGTCTGTTTGATCTTCAGCTGGTAGCCGAGGTGGTCGATCAGGTCGAAGCGCTGCAGCAGCATGCCGAGCACCAGCTGCGCCTCCTGCATCGCGAACTGCCTTCCGATGCAGGCCCGTTGTCCGGTGCCGAAGGGTTTGAACGCGTTCGGCGGGAGCTGCGCCCGGCGCTCCGGGCTGAAGTGCTCGGGGTCGAAGTCCTCGGCGTTCGGGCCCCAGATGTCGCGGTCCCGGTGGAGTGCGGCGGGGAGGACGGTCAGCGGGGTGCCGGGGGAGATCCGGTAGCGGCCGCCGATGGTCGTCTCCTCGTACGGGGTGCGGGTGAAGGCGGGCGCGGTCGGCCACAGCCGCAACGACTCGTCCAGCACCTGCGCGATGTAGGTGAGCCGGTGCACCTGCTCGTACGTCGGCGCGACTCCCATGTCCGTGCCCAGGACCTCGTCGGCCTCGGCACGCGCGCGCTCGACCACCTCGGGGTGCTTGAGCAGGAAGTGCGTGGCGAAGGAGAGCAGACCGCTGGTCGTCTCGTGACCGGCGATGAGAAAGGTGATGCACTGGGCCCGGATGTTCTCGTCCGGAAGCCGCTCGCCCGACTGCCGGTCCACACCGGCCAGCATGCAGCCGAGCAGGTCCTTGGTCTCGCTGTCCCCGGCCGCCCGCCGCCGCCGGATGAGCTGATCGACGATCTCGTTCATGAACGCGTTGTCCCGCTCGTACCGGCGCTGGGCGCGCTTGCGGACGCGGTTGACGGCGGCGGGCAGCCGGGCCTGGTTCTGGGCCTCCAGCAGGACCCGCGTCATGGCCTGGACGAACGGGTGCGGAGTTTCCCGGTAGAAGGAGTTGAGGCGATAGCCGAATCCACACAGCGCGACGGTGTCCAGGGTGAGGCGGGTCATGTCGTCCGACACGTCGACCTCGTCGTCCGGGTTGAGCCGGGCCCACTTGTCGAGCAGCTGCCCGGCCAGGTCCAGCATCATCGGCATGTAGTCGCGCATCGCCTTCAGGCCGAACGGTGGCATCAGGATGTTGTGCGCCCGCTGCCACATCGGGTCGGCGGTGTCCGCGGTGAACAGCCCGTTGCCGATGGCGGAGTTCTGCAGCCGCGTCAGCCCGCCGGTCACCAGCTTGTCGAAGCGCGCGTCGTCGCAGATCTCGTCGACGAGATCGGTCCCGGAGACGAAGATCCGCTCACCGAGCGGCGTGTCCAGCCGGTAGATCGGCCCGTACTGACGAGCCAGCCGGATCGCGTGCTCGACGAAGTCCCGGTGCGCGATGTCCCGGAGATTCCCGATCAGCGGAAGCCCGGCGGGCGCGGGAATCGCCTCCGCACCGCGACCACTCAGCGTCGTCATCTCCATCACTCCCAGGAATCGGTGGAGCCGCCACCCGTGTATCGAGCGTCTCCCTGCGGTGCGGGGGCTGCAACAGCGGATGTGTTCGCGAGGTTCAGCTCCCGTCCCTCTGACCGAGAACACCGCGTCAGACCAGCGCGTTCTCACTCAGGCCGTTCGGCCTGATCAGTTGGGCAGCCCGTCCTGAGAGGAACCCGATACAGCGTGGCCGCCTGGCGCGGCCGAGCGATCGGGTCGCGGCGCGAGCAGGTCAGGGCGACATGCACTGCTCGGCGCCCGGGCGTATGTGGGGCTTGGCGGGCTGCGGCCGGGTCGCGAGAGTGCTTTTTCCTCGCCGACGTACTTGCCGGCGGGAGTGGCAACAGCTTCGACGGCCGGACGAGGAGTCGGAGCCTTTCCAGCCAGTCGCGCACCCCCTCGTTGCCGTGCCCTGCGGATGGCTCGCCCGCGCCGTCCGAACCGTCAGCTGACGGAATCACCCGACCCGAAACCGAAGCCATGTCCATGCGGGGCTGCCTCGACCGCCGTCGCCCCGCGCGTCCCGAGCGCACTCTCCAGGCCCGGTCGGGTGTGCACCAGCAGAACGTCACCCCACCGAGCGAAGATCACCGGCAGTATCCGAAATGTGGATCGGATCCGCATCCAACGGCGGCCGTCAGCAGGGCCGATGGCTGGACAGACGCGCCGTTCGGCCTAGTTCGCGGGGCCTGCGGGTGCGCTGGTGCTGTGGTGTCACACAGCCTGGCCAGGGGAGTCGCGGATGGGCCCTCTCCGGAGGAGGCGGTTGTGTCAGAGGAACGGGCGACGGAACCCCAGGAGACCCGCGAGCTCGACAAGGTGCTGAGCGATCCTGGCTACCTCAAGCTGCTGGCGTTGTCCGCATTGGTCGGTGTCCCGGTTTCCCTGGCTGCTTTCGGGTTCCTCGTGCTGGAGCACGCCGCGCAGCACTGGCTCTGGGACGATTTGCCGCACGCTCTCGGCTACTCCGCGGTTCCATGGTGGTGGCCCCTTCCGTTGCTGACTGTTGCGGGCCTGATCGTGGCCTGGGTCGTCTCCGTGTTCCCGGGGCACGGCGGTCACCTCCCTGTGGATGGGGTGGGCGGGGGCCCGGTCCTTCCGTCCGCGGTGCCCGGTGTGGTGGTGGCCGCGTTGGCGAGCCTGTCGCTGGGCGCGGTACTCGGCCCCGAGGCGCCGCTGATGGCACTGGGCAGCGGGCTGGCGCTGCTCGCCGTTCGGGCGGCCCGCCGCGCGCAGGCGCCACAGCTGACGGCAGTCCTGGGGACGGCCGGGGCGACCGCCGCGATTGCGGCAGTCTTCGGAAACCCGCTGGTGGCCTTCGTGCTCATCATCGAGGCGGCGGGGATCGGCGGCGCCCAACTGATTGCCTTGATCCTGCCGTGCATGCTCGCGAGCGGGGTCGGCGCCCTGGTGTTCACGGGTTTCGGGCGATGGACCGGCCTGGGCACCGGCGCACTCTCCCTTCCGGTACTGCCTCCCAGTGAGGCTCTGAGCCTCGGCGACTTCCTGTGGGGGATCCCACTTGCTGCGGCCATTGCGGTCGGCTCGGTGGTGGCGATGACGTTCGCCAGGAAGACTTCCGAGTGGACGGCGAAGCGTCCGGCGTCGCGGACGGTGGCCTGCGCCGTCGCGGTCGGGGTGTTCGCCGCCGGGTACGGGCTGAGTACTGGCCGCTCGCCGGCGGAGGCGGCGTTGTCGGGCCAGGCGACGCTGGCCGACTTGGCGGCTGCACCACATGCCTGGCCCGTTTCAGCGCTGATTCTGCTGCTGGTGTTCAAGGGGCTGGCTTGGACGTTCTCGTTGGCGGCCCTGCGCGGTGGACCGGTCTTTCCGGCACTGTTGATCGGTGCGGCGGCGGCCGTGCTCTGCTCGCCGTTGCCCGGCTTCGGCTTGGCACCCGGGCTGGCTGTGGGACTGGCAGCAGCCGGCGCGGCGGTACTGCGCCTCCCGATCGCCGGGATGGTCCTGGCGACACTGCTCCTGGGGCCTGATGCAGTGGCGCAGATGCCCGTCCTCGTCGTTGCCTCGGTGGTGTCCTTCGTGTGCGCGGAACTGCTGCGCGGTCGTCGAACCCTGCGAAAGCCCGCGCCGTGAGGGCCGGCCGCTGAGCTCTGTACTACGGTTTCACGGGTCCCCATGGTGTTCCTGCCGGGCTCCCCGGCGCGCGTGCTCATGGCCTTGTCCTTCCCACCCGCAGGGGCTGGAGCCGCCGGGCGGCTCAGTCCTCGTCTGCGCCCCACCGCCGGGGAGGCCAGGGGGCGTCGGCTCCGGATCGCGCGTAGGCGAGGTTCAGTGCGGCCGAGATGACGCCGAGATGGCTGAATCCCTGGGGGAAGTTGCCGAGTTGCTCCCCGGTGTCGGGGTCGATCTCCTCCGCCAGCAGGCCGAGGTCGTTTGCGCAGTCCAGGACGCCGGTGAGGTACTTCTCTGCTTTTTCGGTGCGGCCGGCACGTGCCAGGGCGGCCGCAAGCCACAGGGTGCAGAAGACGAACGAGCCCTCTTCGCCCGACAGGCCGTCCGCCGCAAGGTAGCGGTAGACGTGGCCGTTGCGGGTCAACTCGGCTTCCGTCCGGTCGATCGTGGCAAGGATCCTGGGGTCGTTCGGAGGCAGGAAGCCCCGCAGGCTCACCTGCAGCGAGGATGCGTCGAGTTCGTCGTGGTCGAACGCCTGGAGGAACGCACCGGTCTCGGGGTCAACTCCCTTGGTCTCCAAGGTCGTCCGAATCTCCTGGCGGGCTTGCTCCCAACGCTCCCGCAACCCCGGCTCCTGAGCCAGCTCGGGGGCCATGTCGAGGAGGCGGATGCCGCAGTCGACGGCGGCCCATGCCATCAGTTTGGAGAAGACGAAATGCCGCCGCCCGCCGCGGATCTCCCAGATGCCCTCGTCGGGCTCTTGCCAGCGCTTGATGTTGAGGTCAACCACATCGCGCAGGAACCGCGCGCCGTGCGGGGCGATGATCTGCTGGCCGCGCAGCTTCAGGATGAGCATCGTCGCTTCCAGCAGTTCGCCGTACGTGTCCAGCTGGAACTGGTCCCACGCGCCGTTTCCCACCCGGACCGGGCGAGAGGCACGGTAGCCCTCCAGATGGTCCAGATCGACCTCGTGCAGCAGCCGTTCACCGCCGATGCCGTACATGATCTGCAGGTCCTCGGCCCGGCCCGCGGTCGTGCGCAGCAGCCAGTCACCGAACCGCTCCGCTTCCTCCAGATACCCGAGGGCGCCCAGAGCGCCCAGCATGGCCGCGGAGTCGCGCAGCCAGGTGTAGCGGTAGTCCCAGTTGCGCTCTCCACTGATCTCCTCGGGGAGCGAGGTGGTGGGGGCCGCGGCCAGAGCGCCGGTGTCGTCGTAGATGAGTCCCTTGAGCACGAGCGCGCTACGCACCACGGCGTCACGGTGGGGGCCCTGGTAGGTGCATCGCGCGGCCCAGTTGGTCCAGAACGCCACGGTTTCCGCCAGCCTGCCGTGCAGGTCGACAGGGGAGTGACGCTCGATGGTCAGTGCCCCGGCCTGCGCGTAGGTGAGAGCCACATGGGCAACCTGCCCCTCTGTCAGGGACGTCCGCGCGGTGCAGTTGCCGAGGTCGTCGACCTCGAGCGGTGCCAGCCCGCTCTGCAGAAGCAGGGAGTCCGGGCCGCCGGTGACCACGACCAGGTCCTCGTCGGTGAGTTCCATGTACGGGACGGTCATCCCGTACTCGAACCTGGGGGCGAACTCCAGCTCCATCTCGACTGTGCCCGACTCGCTGCGCACGGTGCGCAGCAGCAGTCCGTCCGGGGGCCGCCGTTCTACCCGGCCGGGGTGGGTGAGGTCCTCGCGCACCGGCAGGCAGTCCGTCACCGTGACGGATCCAGTGTCCGTGTCGAAGCGGGTCTCCAGCACGTTCGTGTCCGGCAGGTAGCGACGGGTTGTGGTGAACTGTCCCACCGGGGCGATGCGGAAGTAGCCCCCACGGTCCCGGTCCAGTATGCGGGCGAAGACCGATCGCCCGTCGAAGCGGTGAAAGCAGGCCCATTCCACCGACGCGTCCCGGCTCACCAGCGCCACGGAGTGGCAGTCGCTGAGGAAGGCGTAGTCGGATATCGGCGGATAGTCGGTCTCGGCCATGTCGTTCAACTCCCTCAGGACGTGAAGTCCACCATCACCGTGATGCCGGTCTGGTCCGGGTCTCGTGCCTGCTCGATGTCGCGGGGGGCGATTCGCCGTGTCACAAGTCCCTCCAGCCGGCCCCGGTCGGCTCGGGCGAACTCCCTGGCGGCCGGGTAGTAGTGCCGGCGGTCGGCGTTGACGGAGCCGAAGACCGCGAGGTTCCGCAGAACGGCCGACGTGGCGAGCCCGATCTCGATGCGGCCTGCGGCCTGCGGGCCCGGCCCGTCAGCGAGCCGACGCTGGTACCGTCACCGCACGCATGACCGCCTCGATTCTGCGTGTCAGCTGCCGACCGACGTGACGGCCCGGCGCCCCTTGGGCCGGCTGTCTTGGTCACAACCACCTCGGCCTTCGCCTGCTGGTACTCCTCCTCACCAATGTCCCTCTGCCTCCTGACATCGGCGAGTCTTACGAGGTTCCCGACCGGTGCCGGAGAAGTCCTTTCGGCGGCTCAGCGCCGTCGCGAAGGGCTCCCCACGTGACACCGGCAGCTCGCCGCCCCAGGGCGGCACCACCGGCATCCTCACAGTCAGCCACTGATGTCAGTCGGTGAACAACTTCGGACACGGGTCAGCAGTCACCGTGCATCCGGTGTCCCGGTGTCCCGGTGTCCCGGTGTCCCGGTGTCCCGGCGTCCTGGCCTGCGACTGCTGTGCGGTCCGGTTGCAGCCTGCCCTCCTCGACTGCCGACACCAGGAGCCGGGCAGCCACGCCGATCAGCCTGGACGGCGACTCTCCGGTACAACTCCCGGCGGTCGGCTTGCCGGCCTTCAGGTCGCCGAAGGTGGGCTCGAGGTAGCTGCGGACGATGCCCTCGGCCCGCTCCCGCGAAGTCTCGTCCAGCTCGGCGACGCCGAGATCTCGAAGGGCCCGGGTGGCGTCCACCTGTGTTGGCTGCGTGATCAACTTCTCGTCGTCGTGTTCCGGAGTGCGGCACGGTAGCGGGCCGGTGTCGTGCCGAACCAGCGCCGGAACGAGCGGTTGAGGGAAGCCTGTTCGGCGTAGCCGAGCAGGCTTGCGATCTGGCTCAACTGCAGCATCGGGTCGGCGAGGTAGTGCGCTGCGAGGTCGCGGCGTTCGCGGTCGAGGATGTCCTGGAACTGGATCCCCTCGGCGACGAGCCGTCTTTGCAGCGTCCGGGGGTGCATGCCGACCTCGTCGGCGATGGTGCCGGCGGTGCAGTGACCGGTCGGGAGCAGCCGTCGGGTCAGCTCGGCGACACGGTCGGCCAGCGACGTGCTGCTCGGGAGGGTCTGTGTCTCGAGGTACTTGGTGGCGATGCGGCGGGTCTCGGGGTCCGCGTTGTCGATCAGCCCTCCGGCTGTGTCGGCGGGCAGGTCGAAGCCGCACCATGCCTGTTCGAAGACCACGGGACACCCCAGGGCCTCGGCGTAGGAGGTGTCCGGCCCTAGCTGGTCGTGCAGGAACGACGCGCGGGTCGGCCGGGCTTCCGGACCTCCGAGGAGTCGGATGATCCGAGCACCGTTGGCCAAGCTCAGCTCATAGCCCTGTCGCAGCCGAGCCAGGGGTAGCTCGGACACTCGGTAGTCGAATCTGACGGTCTTGTCAGTGATCGGCGCCACCTCCAGGTGAAGCGCCGGGGAGTGGACGTAGAAGTACCGCGCGATCGCTTCGAAACCCTCCTGCAACGTCTGTGAGTTGCGGGCGATCACGGCGATGGGCCCGAGGATCGCAAGCCCCTGCCAACGGGAGAGACGCAGTCCGAAGTCGGAGCAGTCGAGCTCCTCGGCGCTGGCCTCCAGCATCTGAAGGAAGGAGTCGAGACGGACGAAGGAGTCGTCCTGCTGGTCGACGCCGCCCGGGATCTCGAAACGGGCCAGCATCGACTTCGGGTCGCCACCCAGTTCGCGCACCAGGTCGACGTACCCCCACAAGGTGGTGGCCCGGATCAGGCTGCCCATCCGCTCCTCGCACGTGTCGGGAAATGACAAAAGTGT encodes:
- a CDS encoding bifunctional cytochrome P450/NADPH--P450 reductase, which translates into the protein MTTLSGRGAEAIPAPAGLPLIGNLRDIAHRDFVEHAIRLARQYGPIYRLDTPLGERIFVSGTDLVDEICDDARFDKLVTGGLTRLQNSAIGNGLFTADTADPMWQRAHNILMPPFGLKAMRDYMPMMLDLAGQLLDKWARLNPDDEVDVSDDMTRLTLDTVALCGFGYRLNSFYRETPHPFVQAMTRVLLEAQNQARLPAAVNRVRKRAQRRYERDNAFMNEIVDQLIRRRRAAGDSETKDLLGCMLAGVDRQSGERLPDENIRAQCITFLIAGHETTSGLLSFATHFLLKHPEVVERARAEADEVLGTDMGVAPTYEQVHRLTYIAQVLDESLRLWPTAPAFTRTPYEETTIGGRYRISPGTPLTVLPAALHRDRDIWGPNAEDFDPEHFSPERRAQLPPNAFKPFGTGQRACIGRQFAMQEAQLVLGMLLQRFDLIDHLGYQLKIKQTLTIKPDGLKVQLRPLAGRTAAAPLPRAVEAEPEKAPKPEAAVPAVEVHGTPLAVLFGSNLGTAEGIAGQLAREGTERGFDVTLGPLDDHLGDLPREGATIVVTASYNGTAPDNAARFCGWLQDPATPADACSALRYTVFGCGHTDWAATYQTVPKLVDTELEAHGATRVHPRGEGDAKSDFDGQYRAWHAGLWPDLAEALSLPAAVGQAAAPRPRLAISMANRRETNPVVTSYRARPTFVRVNRELQHHDGGRPERSTRHMEIALPEGTTYEAGDHLGVLPRNSVDAVWRVCRHFKLDLGNYITIAPGPGVPSHLPTGQAVPLIGVLASCVELQDVATRSDLEAMAAHTVDPKQRDELLTLAADDPESREHYQERVFAPRQSVLDLLGEFPDCHLPFDTFLELLPPLRPRYYSISSSPLVSPDVCSITTGVLEAPARSGHGLFHGVCSNHLAHSDPDSTVFAFVRKPTIPFRPPDNPHLPMIMIGAGTGLAPFRGFLQERAAQKEQGAPVAQSLLFFGCRTPERDFLYEEELRHFEQLGIVRLHPAFSRVPGRPKTYVQHMITEHADEVWQLLQEEAVVFLCGDATRMAPDVRRALTDIFASRTGTSAGDADAWFTGLRQANRFLEDIWGAD
- a CDS encoding chloride channel protein, which gives rise to MHQQNVTPPSEDHRQYPKCGSDPHPTAAVSRADGWTDAPFGLVRGACGCAGAVVSHSLARGVADGPSPEEAVVSEERATEPQETRELDKVLSDPGYLKLLALSALVGVPVSLAAFGFLVLEHAAQHWLWDDLPHALGYSAVPWWWPLPLLTVAGLIVAWVVSVFPGHGGHLPVDGVGGGPVLPSAVPGVVVAALASLSLGAVLGPEAPLMALGSGLALLAVRAARRAQAPQLTAVLGTAGATAAIAAVFGNPLVAFVLIIEAAGIGGAQLIALILPCMLASGVGALVFTGFGRWTGLGTGALSLPVLPPSEALSLGDFLWGIPLAAAIAVGSVVAMTFARKTSEWTAKRPASRTVACAVAVGVFAAGYGLSTGRSPAEAALSGQATLADLAAAPHAWPVSALILLLVFKGLAWTFSLAALRGGPVFPALLIGAAAAVLCSPLPGFGLAPGLAVGLAAAGAAVLRLPIAGMVLATLLLGPDAVAQMPVLVVASVVSFVCAELLRGRRTLRKPAP
- a CDS encoding glycoside hydrolase family 15 protein, with amino-acid sequence MAETDYPPISDYAFLSDCHSVALVSRDASVEWACFHRFDGRSVFARILDRDRGGYFRIAPVGQFTTTRRYLPDTNVLETRFDTDTGSVTVTDCLPVREDLTHPGRVERRPPDGLLLRTVRSESGTVEMELEFAPRFEYGMTVPYMELTDEDLVVVTGGPDSLLLQSGLAPLEVDDLGNCTARTSLTEGQVAHVALTYAQAGALTIERHSPVDLHGRLAETVAFWTNWAARCTYQGPHRDAVVRSALVLKGLIYDDTGALAAAPTTSLPEEISGERNWDYRYTWLRDSAAMLGALGALGYLEEAERFGDWLLRTTAGRAEDLQIMYGIGGERLLHEVDLDHLEGYRASRPVRVGNGAWDQFQLDTYGELLEATMLILKLRGQQIIAPHGARFLRDVVDLNIKRWQEPDEGIWEIRGGRRHFVFSKLMAWAAVDCGIRLLDMAPELAQEPGLRERWEQARQEIRTTLETKGVDPETGAFLQAFDHDELDASSLQVSLRGFLPPNDPRILATIDRTEAELTRNGHVYRYLAADGLSGEEGSFVFCTLWLAAALARAGRTEKAEKYLTGVLDCANDLGLLAEEIDPDTGEQLGNFPQGFSHLGVISAALNLAYARSGADAPWPPRRWGADED
- a CDS encoding AraC family transcriptional regulator, with amino-acid sequence MGSLIRATTLWGYVDLVRELGGDPKSMLARFEIPGGVDQQDDSFVRLDSFLQMLEASAEELDCSDFGLRLSRWQGLAILGPIAVIARNSQTLQEGFEAIARYFYVHSPALHLEVAPITDKTVRFDYRVSELPLARLRQGYELSLANGARIIRLLGGPEARPTRASFLHDQLGPDTSYAEALGCPVVFEQAWCGFDLPADTAGGLIDNADPETRRIATKYLETQTLPSSTSLADRVAELTRRLLPTGHCTAGTIADEVGMHPRTLQRRLVAEGIQFQDILDRERRDLAAHYLADPMLQLSQIASLLGYAEQASLNRSFRRWFGTTPARYRAALRNTTTRS